The Halioglobus maricola genome segment GGGCAGGATATTGTCTTCACGCAACTTCTTGGTGACGTCGCGAATCTGCTCGGTAACAGGATGCCTGCGCAGCGCCACAAATAATGCGTCCAGCGCTTCATTGAGCTCCGGCTCGGTCACATCCGCATGGCGATTGATGAGTGTGGCGAGTGGCCGCATTGCCACATAGATTTTTGCCAGCCCACCAGCAAAGGCGCCTGTGGCGCGCATTGCTGTACCCGTTCGATCACGGATGATCGGCAACCATTCCTCCAGCCGGGGCTGGGGGTCTGCGGGAGCTGCAGCTGCGGTCTTGGGCAAAATACAATCCGGGCCAGCATTTCAGCCAGCACAAAATTCTGATTTGGGGTGGAGACGCGCCGCTGGTGATACCGGCTCAGGCACGCCCTGACCGCCATTGTGTACGAACAGATTGGGCCGAGCAAGCTGTGCTGTCGTTAAACGGCAGCATACCCTGTGCATAAAGTTGCAGCAGGCATCAAATTGCTCTAGTTTCTTGTGCATCTGTAATACAGGCCCCCGATTGTCGCTTTGCGCGAGCATTCGGGCTATCACATAGGACGTGTATCCATGGGTGTTCTCCAATAGTGGACGAAAGCACCACAATTGTTGCTAACCGCTACGAGATTATCCGATCCCTCGGGCGCGGAGGAATGGGCGAGGTTTATCTCGCGATGGACGTAACCCTGGACAGGGAAGTCGCCATCAAGTACTTGCGGAGTGACCTTCCCGAGGGGGAATGGCGCGAGCGCATGCGCGGCGAAGCACGCTTACTGGCGCAACTGAATCACCCCAACATCGTTCAGATTCACGACATACTCGATGAAGATGACGTACCAGCGATGGTCATGGAATACGTCGATGGCCGGAACCTGTTCCTGTATATGCGTGAGCATCGGGTTGACCTGTCGCAGCGGCTGCACTGGCTCGCCCAAATAGCCTCCGGGATAGCCGCGTCGCACGATCAGGGGATCTGCCATCGCGACCTGAAGGCCGAAAATGTCCTCATCGGGCCTGGCAAAATCGCGAAGGTCAATGATTTCGGCATTGCCAGCGAAGGCGGCGACCCACAGACCGACATACTCGCTCTCGGCAATCTTGCCGCCCAGGTATTGGCCGATTGTCGGGAGGCACCGGCTCCCGGCATTCCACTGTTATTAGAGCGTATGTGCGCAGACAATCTCTCGCGGCGTCCAACCGCAAAAGAAGCCGCACATCAGCTACAACTGGCCTATTACGAATCGACCCAGGAAGAGACACCTCTGCCTGGCCAGGTTGACGAGCACCAACTGGCTCAGGGGCGCAAAAGAAAGCTGGCTTTCGCAGGCGCCGCCAGTATCGCTATCGCTATTTGCGCGACCTGGTTTTTGACCAGGCCAGTGGTCGTCAAGAATGTCGCTGTGGCGCCGGCAAGCATTCTCGCCGCTCAGGAATTTGATGACAGGCAGTTGAGGCTTTTGCGTACGGCGCTGAATCAGAGCTTGCGGCAGAACGTCATAGACAGCCCGAACCTTGCCCTTGTCAGGTATAGCGAGCAGGAGCTCGAAGCACAGACACCCTCAGAGCTGCTCGCTCTGCTCGCCGCCGACAGCCTGCTCATACCCACGCTGGATTGTGGCGCACATACCTGCGAACTCGCCCTGGATAGAGTTGAGGCTCCTGATGCCTCAGTATCGCACCAGCTGAACACAACCCTGCTGCTTGATTCCGCCCTTGACGTTGCTCAGCTTGTCAGCGGTCAATGGCACACTCTATTTCCCAATAGCCGCATGACAACTGGGCAAGCGGCAGACGCCATCACCGAAGACGACTACCGGTCCTACCTGAACATCTACCTGGCGCACGAGCAAAGCAGCCTTCCGGCAGTCGAGATGTTCCAGGATCTAGAATCGCTACTCGAAAGCGCGCCCGCCTATGCACCCGCCTACCGTCTGCTTGCAGACGTGGGCAGCCTCGCCTACCAGACCATGTCAGACCCCAAGTATCTGGAAGCAATGGAGCGCCAACTTGAAAATGGTGATCGGCGTGTATCCAGCCCTCAGGCCCTGGACTATGCCTGGTTCGATTTTTACCAGGCCAGCGGCGATATAGAGAAAATGCGCTCCACCCGGGCCCGCATTATCCAGCACGACCCAAACCCGGTGTTAGCAAACTACATGCAGGGAGATATAGAGAGCGCGGCACTGAACTTTACTGCTGCGGCTCAAAATTATCAGCGAACACTGGACCTGCAACCGACCAGCGACCACTACTACCAACTAGGCAGAAGCCTCTACTTTTCCGGTGACTCGTCCGCCGCTGTCGATGTGCTCGAGAGCCTGGTTCAGCGCTTTCCTTATCATGCCCAGGGCCTGAACCTGCTTGCGATCATTCAATTCGAAAAATGGGAGCTTGCCGAGGCCATATCGAACTGGGAGCGCAGCCTGGCGGTGCGGGACGACCCTCTGGTGCGCAGCAATCTCGGAAGTGCCTACCTATACCTCGACGACTACGACACCGCCAGAGAACAATTCATCAAAGCCTATAGTGCAGATAGCCAGGATGCGGTCATGGTTCTGAATCTTGCCGACGTCGAATCTCTGCTGGGTAACATCGCGAGAGCCAATGCACTTTATGGCGAGCTTGTAGAGCGTTATCGAGCCGAGGATCCAATGGTTTTTCCTGAGGCCGCAGCGCAAGCCGCAGCGCATTTGGGCTTGTACGAGCAGGCGCTGGGCATTGTTAAAAACCAGGAAACAGACTTCAACGGAAATCCCTTGAAGAACTTTTCAGATGCGCTGGTCTATACGATCGCCGGGCAAACGATATCAGCGTTGGTCGAAGTGGACAGCGCCATTAAAGCGGGCCTTGCTGCACAATTCTTCGACCTCCCCTGGTTCGACCGACTGTGCGCCGAACAGCGCTTTGTTCAAATTATGAGCGAGGGCGCAAATAGCGCCCGCTGTCCCTGAATCATCCCCGTGCTCGCTGCTTCAACGCGGCCAGGCGTTCGCCCATCGCGGAAACATCGATGGCATCGTTATAGCGATTGGACCTGTCTCCCTCCATCTCAAGCGCATCGCCGAGGCTGCTCTCCCAACCCTCGTTCATCATCGCCTTGATTTCACACAGTGCCTCAGGCAGGCAGGTCGCTATCTGGTGCGCGGTATCCAGTGCCTGGCTCAGCAGTTCGTTGTCGGGGCATACCTTGTTAACCAGCCCCCACTCCATACCCTGGGCGGCACTGAAATAGTCGCCCGTAAAACTGATCTCGCGAGCGCGATTAATGCCGACAAGGCGCGGCAGCTTTTGTGACAAGCCCCAGCCTGGTATAAGACCGACCCTTGCGTGCGTGTCTGCAAACTTTGCGCTTTCAGCGGCATAGAGGAAATCGCAGGCGAGTGCGATCTCGAAGCCGCCAGTAACCGCGAAACCATTTACGGCGCCAACAATAGGTTTGCGGCATTGACTGAAAGCCGTCATCACCCGACTCCCCGGCCCCATGTTGCCTTCACTCATCAAACCGTTGCCACCAGACAATTCTTTCAAATCGACGCCGACGGTAAATGCCTTGCCACGGCCGGTGAGTACGACAGCGACGATGCTGTCATCTGCATCCACCCGACCGAGAGCTTCTATCAGGCCGTTGAGCAGCGCCACACTGAGAGCATTGAAGCTCTCAGGCCGATTCAACTCAATCAGCGCGACGCCCTCACCCCGGCTCAACACTAGCTGCCCGTCTGCCAATTCCTCTATGTGATCAAACATCGTCTGTTTTCCTCCTATTGCTTATCAATTCCATCAATGTCGAAACATTATTGAAATAAATTTGAACGATTCAAGGTGCAACCATAACATCATCAGCTTCCAAGAAACGTGACACAGGAATAGCACCATGTACCAATTTAGTGATCGCTCGCGGGAATTGCAGGCACGGCTACAGCAGTTCATGGATGAATATATCTATCCCAACGAAGACGCGTACCACCGGCAACTCAATGGGGCGGAGAACCGCTTTGGCGCACTGCCACTCATGGACGAGCTAAAAGCGAAAGCAAAGGACGCGGGCCTGTGGAATCTCTTTGTACCTCCTTCACTGGCGCAGTTCGTCGATCACGAGGGGCTCAGCAATTTCGATTACGCCCCCCTGGCCGAGGCTATGGGCCGTGTCTTGTGGAGCCCGGAGGTGTTCAATTGCAATGCTCCGGACACTGGGAATATGGAGGTGTTCATGAAATACGGCAGCGAGGCACAACAGGCGAAATGGCTGACGCCGCTGCTTGACGGAGAGATACGCTCAGCCTATGCCATGACCGAACCACAAGTGGCTTCATCCGATGCCACCAACGTCGAGCTGCGCATAGAACGCGACGGAGACGAATGGGTACTAAATGGCCGCAAATGGTTTATCACCAACGCAATGTACGAGCGGACCAAGATCTTCATCGTCATGGGCAAGTCGGACCCCGGTCACGAGAGCCGCCACAAACAGCAGAGCCAGGTGCTGGTTCCCAAAGGTACTCCGGGGCTGAAAATTGTTCGACCGCTGACCACCCTCGGATACGACGATGCCCCCATTGGCCACGCAGAGCTGCGTTTTGACAACGTGCGCGTACCGGCAGAAAACATACTGCTAGGCGAGGGTCGTGGTTTTGAAATCGCACAGGGCCGCCTTGGCCCCGGCCGCATTCACCACTGTATGCGCCTGATTGGCATCGCCCAGCGCTCGCTGGAGCTTGCCTGTGCACGCAGTGTGAGTCGGACCACCTTCGGGCGGACTCTCGACCGGCACCAGTCTGTCCGCGAAGACATTTCCAAGAGCTTTTCAGAGATAGAAATGGCGCGCCTGCTGGTGCTTAAAACCTGCGCAAAAATGGACGAAGCCGGCCCCAAGGGTGCCATGGACCTGATCGCGGCCAGTAAAACAAGCGTTCCAATCATGATGCAGCAGGTTATTGATCGCTGCATGCAGTTGCACGGAGCCGGAGGTCTCACTGAAGACTACTGCATGGCCGAGGGCTTCAACTATGCGCGCTGGTGCCGCCAGGCTGATGGCCCGGACCAGGTGCACCAGATGGCACTTGGGAAAATGGTCATCAAGCGATTCACAGAGGAATAGGACTATGGCCCAAGGCATGGATGGACTGTTTTCGCTTGAAGGTAAGGTGGCGCTGGTAACAGGTGCCTCCAGCGGGCTTGGAGCGCATTTTGCAAAAATACTGGCAGCTGCCGGGGCCACGGTCGTGGCCGCCGCCCGGCGTCAGGAAAAGCTGGAAACGCTGGTCGCTGACATCACTGCCGCCGGCGGGCAGGCTGCGGCAGTGGGAATGGACGTTACGGATGCCGCGAGTGTCACCGAGGGAATCGCCGACATCGAGCAGACTCACGGCGGCATAGACATCCTGGTAAACAACGCCGGGGTGGCTGGATCGCGGTATAGCCTCAACGTCACTGAAACCGAATTCGATCATATTATGAACGCTAACCTGAAGGGTGCCTGGCGCGTTGCCCAGGCCGTAGCCCGACTGGCCAGCGCCAATGAACGCTGCTGCAGTATCATCAATATTGCCTCCATCCTGGGTTTGAGAGTTAGCTTCGGCGAGAGTGTTTATGCTATCTCCAAGGCAGCCGTCGTGCAGATGACCAAAGCCATGGCGCTGGAGCTAGCGCCCAAGGGTATTCGAGTCAACGCCATCGCCCCGGGCTATTTTGCTACCGAGATGAATAGCGAGTACCTGAATTCTGACGCCGGGCAGGCCTACCTGAAGGGAACTCCGGCGGGACGAATGGGGGATATCGACGAACTGAGCGGCCCGCTCTTGCTTTTGGCCAGTGAGGCCGGCAGCTTCGTTAACGGGGCCATCCTGCCTGTCGACGGCGGCCACCTGGTAAAAGCGCTGTAAGGCAAATGTAATATCACGTAATTGCCGCTGGGAACCCTTGTAAGCGATGCTGAGCTTACTCCGTTGGAGCAATAACAGCTTACAAACACCAAGAAAGGGCACAGCAGTGATTATCAGCCTTGATATCAAGGATTACGCCGAAGTTCAGCACATGTTCCGTCGTTATCCCCGCGCGATTTATGGCCTGGCCATGCCTTATACCCACGAGAGTGTGTTCTCCGATATCCTCGCCCAGGGCGAGGATTTGTTCATCTCCGCCCACGGCAGCCCCGACTCGATTGGTCATCCGCTGAGTACGCCTCGTTTCGACGCGGCCGAACTAGCTCAATGGCTGCAGGAAAAGGTGGTGCCCTGTAACTTCTTCGGTAATATCTATATTGCCGCGCCCGGTGCTGACCAGAAGTTCATCAATGCCCTGCTCGATCAACTCGGCGAAGAATTTGAGGGCCGTGTTCACGGTCTATTCGATTTCGCCTACAGCCAGATCATGCCCCCCAGTCGCGGTGACTGGGTTCAGGCAGCCTGAAAAACACCCAGTAAACGCCAGGCAAAAAAAAGCGGCCATCCCTGGCCGCTAATTTCCGCGTGGTGTGCATTCCCATGCACGGTGTTATCCTGCCTCTATCCTTCAACCAGCGCTATTACGCCTAATTACAGGCAATAGGGGTAAGCTGGTTGCACTGTTCAGGGAATTCGACTATTTTCGTCGGAGATATAGGGGAGCTTGATCCTGATACCGGCTAGATCACGGAAGATTGGCC includes the following:
- a CDS encoding SDR family NAD(P)-dependent oxidoreductase, with the translated sequence MAQGMDGLFSLEGKVALVTGASSGLGAHFAKILAAAGATVVAAARRQEKLETLVADITAAGGQAAAVGMDVTDAASVTEGIADIEQTHGGIDILVNNAGVAGSRYSLNVTETEFDHIMNANLKGAWRVAQAVARLASANERCCSIINIASILGLRVSFGESVYAISKAAVVQMTKAMALELAPKGIRVNAIAPGYFATEMNSEYLNSDAGQAYLKGTPAGRMGDIDELSGPLLLLASEAGSFVNGAILPVDGGHLVKAL
- a CDS encoding acyl-CoA dehydrogenase family protein gives rise to the protein MYQFSDRSRELQARLQQFMDEYIYPNEDAYHRQLNGAENRFGALPLMDELKAKAKDAGLWNLFVPPSLAQFVDHEGLSNFDYAPLAEAMGRVLWSPEVFNCNAPDTGNMEVFMKYGSEAQQAKWLTPLLDGEIRSAYAMTEPQVASSDATNVELRIERDGDEWVLNGRKWFITNAMYERTKIFIVMGKSDPGHESRHKQQSQVLVPKGTPGLKIVRPLTTLGYDDAPIGHAELRFDNVRVPAENILLGEGRGFEIAQGRLGPGRIHHCMRLIGIAQRSLELACARSVSRTTFGRTLDRHQSVREDISKSFSEIEMARLLVLKTCAKMDEAGPKGAMDLIAASKTSVPIMMQQVIDRCMQLHGAGGLTEDYCMAEGFNYARWCRQADGPDQVHQMALGKMVIKRFTEE
- a CDS encoding serine/threonine-protein kinase — its product is MDESTTIVANRYEIIRSLGRGGMGEVYLAMDVTLDREVAIKYLRSDLPEGEWRERMRGEARLLAQLNHPNIVQIHDILDEDDVPAMVMEYVDGRNLFLYMREHRVDLSQRLHWLAQIASGIAASHDQGICHRDLKAENVLIGPGKIAKVNDFGIASEGGDPQTDILALGNLAAQVLADCREAPAPGIPLLLERMCADNLSRRPTAKEAAHQLQLAYYESTQEETPLPGQVDEHQLAQGRKRKLAFAGAASIAIAICATWFLTRPVVVKNVAVAPASILAAQEFDDRQLRLLRTALNQSLRQNVIDSPNLALVRYSEQELEAQTPSELLALLAADSLLIPTLDCGAHTCELALDRVEAPDASVSHQLNTTLLLDSALDVAQLVSGQWHTLFPNSRMTTGQAADAITEDDYRSYLNIYLAHEQSSLPAVEMFQDLESLLESAPAYAPAYRLLADVGSLAYQTMSDPKYLEAMERQLENGDRRVSSPQALDYAWFDFYQASGDIEKMRSTRARIIQHDPNPVLANYMQGDIESAALNFTAAAQNYQRTLDLQPTSDHYYQLGRSLYFSGDSSAAVDVLESLVQRFPYHAQGLNLLAIIQFEKWELAEAISNWERSLAVRDDPLVRSNLGSAYLYLDDYDTAREQFIKAYSADSQDAVMVLNLADVESLLGNIARANALYGELVERYRAEDPMVFPEAAAQAAAHLGLYEQALGIVKNQETDFNGNPLKNFSDALVYTIAGQTISALVEVDSAIKAGLAAQFFDLPWFDRLCAEQRFVQIMSEGANSARCP
- a CDS encoding enoyl-CoA hydratase, translated to MFDHIEELADGQLVLSRGEGVALIELNRPESFNALSVALLNGLIEALGRVDADDSIVAVVLTGRGKAFTVGVDLKELSGGNGLMSEGNMGPGSRVMTAFSQCRKPIVGAVNGFAVTGGFEIALACDFLYAAESAKFADTHARVGLIPGWGLSQKLPRLVGINRAREISFTGDYFSAAQGMEWGLVNKVCPDNELLSQALDTAHQIATCLPEALCEIKAMMNEGWESSLGDALEMEGDRSNRYNDAIDVSAMGERLAALKQRARG